The genomic stretch CTTGCTGATTCCAACCTCAAAGTACTACAGGGAGATGGTTGGAAgcttgcataaaaaaaaatttcccttgttttaaaaacaatttcttttacTGTACAATAGATGCATAGAAAGTTGCTTCCTGCTTGATGGGTTTAGGCCTGTAGCTATGTTTAGCTGTGAAAACAAGAAGATTGTTCCTTTACAGAGTGGTGAGGAGAGGGACCATCTCAGGAATATTTGGCAGCTATCGAAGAGCTCATGACACGAAGAATAAACAGCATATCCACAGACTACAACGATGCAACTCTGTCCCACTGAATacaccaatttaaaaaaagtgtccACTTGTTACTCAGGATCAAGAATACAGTAGAGATTCACGGCTCAACAGCTTTCAAACTGgtggtttaaaagaaaaaattgtcagTGAGCAGCAGATTTTAAAGAGCCCActcttctctcccccaccccaaagaAACACGAGTTCACTGCAATATCAGGAACTTAAGACTTGAGACTACTTGGGAGAGAAGGCTTCCCTGTCACCCATGTCCATACAGCTTGGTGTCGGAGCGACACACTGGAGGTTTCAGAGGGTTTCGGTTGTCCAGTGTCTTGTTGTGGTTACTTCAGCAGTTTTACCAGCTGGCTCTGACAGCCTCAATGTCACTAACCAAATTCTGGGCTAAGCATATCCCAAATATCTGGAAGAGACAACAGTTTATTCATTTGGAGCATCAGACAACTCTTCACACAGGCAAAATCCTTAGGTTATACAGAACTTTGATATGAAAACGAGCAACAAAAAGTTAGAAATCAAATTAACAGTAAGTGTTGAAAGGAAGAATATCGAAAAACTCCTGTAACCGCAGTATTTTTATAGTGCCACTGGGTTCCGGGAAATTGAACAGTTCTAGACTGGCTTCACAAAAGCAACTGTAAAGGCTTTTCGCTGCTCATTTAAGCACCAGAAACAGTAGGTCTGTACGGGCTTAAAAATCTCTACCTAATCTTTATTTAACACAGAGTGTTAGTTTTGACCTGCAGAcagttggaaagaaaaaaatgcatcccTACAGATAAATACTCCTTAACGCAAAGAAAGCCTCATGCATTTAGCTCCCCTCACTAAAACCTACAGACATTATATTTCTAAGTGCAACTGACACTGTATTTCTAGTTCTTATATACAGTTTCCCCCTCATATATTCTATTTGTCTATTGTTCTTCTGTGTAACAGGGAACGTGAGGTTTACCTGCAGTAATGCTATCCCAATGAATATACCGGCAACTATGGTAAGATTGTCCTGCAACCATTTCTCAAACTGAGGGACACAGCCTTTAGTGTAGATAACAATCTGCTGATCAACTTCCTGCcaagaagaagagggaagaaaacagagataaTTACATTCAACTATCCCATCAGTAGAATAACCTGCTCTTGCAAGAAGGATTCAGATCCTTAAGATACCACAATTAAGAAAAAGCGCTTACTGGTTTTTGCCTTGCATCGTAGCCACACTGTGTATTAATAACATCTTCCTAGGggggagagagacagacagaagagaGGCAATCAGTGAAGTGTCTCCCAAACAccctctcccagctccccagagTTGGTCCTCTATGTAGTAAGACAATCACCCCAACTTTGGTTACcatattgctttttaaaaaccccttcctctcccattcAGTGCTATTAATTATTTGCAACAAACAAAAGCACATggtcaaaaaatattttcagctctCAGGACAGTAAGCTGGGAAAACTAGCCCTCCACCTGGGTGAATTCCATGTTGCAGACGCAAGCATTTAGAAGTCAAAGTAAAGGGACTAGGGAACATCTATTTTAAGTCAAAGAACCTTCTGCTGAAAAGGTCTTGTCTGTACTGAAAAATATGCCAAGACTACTATAAACACTTTGAGGGTTCAGTCTGTGCAGCGTGAAGAGGTGAGAAGGGGCAGTTCTGTTGCAGAAGCTGCAAGTTCTCACCGAGGACGTCTGTAGAAATGTATATAGTACCCAGTTCCTTTCCAAAAActagggaggaaaaagaagagatgggGTAATGTGTTCTTACTGCCTAGTCTTTCTTACAGGAGCTTAATAGCAATGGGAAAGGAGGGGTTTTCTTCCTACTGCCTCTGCTTTAGTACTCCCAAAGCACAGGTAATAGAATAGGCTATGGCAGACTTTTCCTAGTGAACAAGTGCTACCCACTGGAAGCTGAAGCTGCATCTAGTCTGTATAGAGAGTTATTTCAGGGCAATAAAATGAAGCAACTACTTTTGGTGTCAGCCACAATGGCAGCAAAAAATTAAGTTATTGGCTCATACAATAACAGTGAGCAGAAGGAGGAACTACTCAAGGAAGTGAGAAAATCAGCCAATCTTTCCTAGTGTAGTGAACACCACAATTTAATCAAATTGTGGGAAGTGAGAAAGGCAGCCGgcagaaaaatagattttaaaaagcagcctAATGGAAAAAGATATCTCCTATCAGCAGTTAAAGCTCTTCTAagtgtttcctcactttttagGAAATACATCAACAGATCGCATCCTGTCAGTTGCCTAAGTTGCACTCCCTCAATGGACCTTTAAGAGTTGAGCAATTTGTATCTTCTAATGAGATGAATGCTTCTGTTCCAGGATCTAAAATATAACAGTGCCATGCACTTCAAGGCTGTAAAAATAGATAAGATTCCAACAGAAGGATTTTAAGCTTTCTTCTTTGTACCAAATGCGTACTTGCTTTATCATCAGTGTCTTCTGCCTTTCGCCTTGGAATTTGTTAACCGAAAGCAAGCATTaagaatgaaatggaaataaatcaaCTTCTCTAGGCCTTGCCTGTACAGGAATTTGGAACATTTCAACCTGCTAAACTACAGTAAAATGAACTATAGGAgtccaaatgcattttaaaggaGACTTACTTTGGCCTGCCTTAGACTTGCCACTTCCTGATTCAAGCCAACCTCAAAGCTAAATTAGAAGTAAGTCTTGTTCAATAAAGCACCTGCATAACTTTTCGCATCAGTCCAACACTGCATCCCAATTCCAAAAGGGACAAATTTGGTTTCCCATAGAATAAATTTGCGTTTATCACTGCAATTGAACCAGTCACAGCTTGGTTACAATTATATCCATTACATGCATAACTTCTAATATTTTCagatatattattatttttagtctttattttaaaggcaattAAGTATGTTGCTTCCCTACAACAAATAAGAATGAGATTCATCTCTAAATTTCTGGTTGCTGCATCACACCCTAAGAAACTGCATAACCATATACacacaaagagagagagataacTTTAGCATGGATTATGTATTTATAGGATTACCTTGTACTGCTGTCACTGGTTTGGTTTTATAataactatatttttaaaactgggtTGTGATGACCTCTCTGTGTGGGTGGTGGGGCAGGTAGGCAAACAGTAGGGGGAATCCTAAGCGTAACCAAATGCTTGAGCCTAAcctacattttgttttaatattaaaacattttcagtgatgTTCGTGAGAAAGATTCAAACTACTGTGAAGACATGTTCCCTGCAGAGGAACCGGAACGCAGCTTGTGCAAGTGGCAGTGCCTTATCaggagagggggagagcagCAGTAGTGACTGGATGCTGGGAGCAGCGACTGCACTGCATTAGCAAGGCAGGAAGCACCTGAGGTGCCTGTTGGCAACTTGCCGAACTGTAGTCGGCTCATACAGACTCATACATTCAAGGAACTATAAGTCACTCCAGGTGGAGAAAAAGACACAGCTGAACTACTAGATAATACAAGCACTCACAGGCTGCTTCTTTTAAGCTATATGAAAGTCAGATTTATGCAGTGTTAGCCACGTAACAGTTTCCATGTACACACCCATCCCTATTCCAAGCCTTTCACTGTCAGTGAACTGCTTCCCTACACTTTACCCTTCATTCTTGATCATGTCCGTACTAGTAATGCAAGGTTCCAACATTTTCTGCTTGACGATCCAGAATGataactatttaaaaacacatgaaaatttACCAAAAAGCTGTTCCCTCAAACAATTTCTGACCTTTCAAGTCTGATCTCAGGTGACTGTAGGacaagcagtaattttaaagggaaaaaaagagcatgtaAATATGTCCATGCCTGACTCAAGGTTCTAATGCAAACATCTGTCAGTTCTTCAGGGCACAGACTGTCATTCGTTACCTAGCACAAACTGGGTCAAACTGGCTGCAGCCTCTGAACACTGCATTAGATAACGAGTAATACCTGCTTTAGAGTATCTGATCTTAGAGTTGCTGTTCTTTAAGGCAGTGAATGAAATATCCTCATGATATTCAATTGAAAGCTCATATACTTCAACTCATTAAGGGCTTCTGCTTGTCATACTTGCTAAAATCAATATGTATGTTCAGCCAAGCCTATGGTTCTCTCATTCTAATGAAAGGCAGCAAACAGCATACAATGAAGATTTAAGTTAGCTCAGGATTTTTGCTGACTGCAGAGAAGTTAGTGGTTAAGCTGAGCTgcaagtacaaaaaaaaaaaaacaggttggTGAGAAGGTAATGATCATGCATGACTTCctgataaagaaaaatcttagaGTGATTTAAAATTGGAACAGCAGACCCATCCTACCCTCTTGACTGTCACTTACGGCAGGGTCTTTAGTGCAGCAAGAGAACGGCACACCACAGCGCTCTCGACTTGCGTTGGAATCTGTGCAATTGAAGTAAATATTAAGGTTCCAGTCATCAGCTCCAAAAGCCCCACAGCACTGCCACtagaacaaagaaagaagagcttCTTGactttcagaacaaacaaaTCTCAGCATTAGTAACATGCATCATCACTGCCAGTTTCCCTCTAGCgttcaaaacaaaatctgtgatTCCCTCTCGTTTCATTTAAACTGgcttcgttttttttttttttttttttttaaagaaaagaccATTCCAAACCTGTAAGTTGTTCTAAAATTATCATGTGATTAAAGTTATGTTCACACCCTGCAATGCTGCTCTCTGGAGAGAAACCCATGGAGTGAGCTGATAAGCCTACACACCACCACAAAGTTGCACAGCCCTACAAGCTCAGGCCCCAGGGATAGTAGAGCCAAGAGTATGATATTCTGTCCAGTCTAATGTGCGCTGGGTTCTCAACAAAACTAATCAGTTCCGAGGGCTACACTGGTACAGCTACTCCTTTTACCAGCTTGGGGGAATCTTTGCATGGCTGTACATCAGACAGTATGAACACATTGTTTCCTGAGCATCACACATTGCACAAATAGCATCTTTACTGAAGGGAGGCAGAATCCTTCAAAAAGTAAATATGTGAAATGGCAGGCTTAGTCTCTGGCAAAACAGGCTGAACACACAAAGACTTGTTAAAACTTGCTGAACACAAAGAATGGACTGGAGATCAGTGGAGCACTGATGGTTTACAGCATTTAAGGAGCTAGCCCAATGAACCCACCTATGTCaacctaaaagaaaataattttaaaaacccagacaaacacatttttaaaagcattggAATGGCAATTCTCTCTTCCTAGGTGTAGCACAGTTCCCTCTGCAATACCTGAACATGATGTCTTCAAGCATTGTCCCTACTAGCTGAAAAAAGTATCTTGCTCTCCAGATTCATGCTGTCCCTGACTTACCTGCTAAGACTGATAATCCAGCTAGGAGAGCAAGTTTTATGTAGTGCCTGCAAAATTGGACTGTAGCTTTTCGGTTGCATACAAGCGGACAACTGCTTTCAAACTGTGGTGACCTCTGACCTTCTCCCAACTGGACAAGATTCAAACCAGTGCAAGGATCCACATCCTGTTACTTAACCACTTgccattttttccctccaaggCATGCAGAAGCAAATCAGACActgaatgaaattattttaattgcagaaaGTATAAAAATTAGTAAACATGATTTCAACCAACACTTAACTGTGTTAGCTACACAGGGCCAAATTCAAAGAGGAGTTCATCAACACAGGCCAGAATTGATTACTGGAGAGCAAGAAGGTACTGGCAAAATTACTTGTGCATGGAAGTCAGTGCAAGACTCCTTTACACACACTGATAAACTACAGAGCTTAACCAGCACAAGCGTCTGCATCTCTGGCTTCACCCTTCCCTCCCAAGTGCAGATATAGCATCATTTAGAGATTTCCTATGAGAACTTTATGAGTTGCCCAATTCATTAGGCTAATTGCATTGTCTACTTAAAAAGAAGTAATATTGTAGTTTTACTCAGTCCAGCTAAACATCTCTGCCACTCTGCAGCGTGGTATAGCACCTCTAATGTTGCTAAAACTACACCAACATTCACGTCAGAACCAAATTCAGCTTAGAAAaggattactttttttaaacagatgtcaTAGCTCCTACAATAAAGTATTTTGAACGCCCCTCCCCCCAGGAACCCTAAAATATCTTCATACACATATGGAATATGCTCcaaaaaactgaacacaagacACTGATGGTTGACTTGTGTTGTAGATTTGACACACTATCGCTAAGTCTTCAAGAAAAAGTCACCCCAACTCTCCACCTTGTTTTGCTCGCTCATGCATCAACAAATAAGCCACTTTTCATAGGTGCTGTGTGTTTGTAGAAGTTCTGTAAAGAgaaatatacacatatatatattttcagaagtattaTATGCTAGGATTTCTGTTGTTCCTTGAAGAAACGAAACAAATGGGAAGTAAAAAACAGAGTAGGTATTCCTTTAAAGTaagctttacaaaaaaaataaacatagtcCAACTTACATATTCCTGTGTGAAGTCTATGAGGTTTTGCAAATCAATGTCATCTCGGTATGCTCTGATGTTGttgtttataaagaaatacaGCTGGTCCTTTATCCagtctttgaaaacaaatgctaGAACACCAGCAGTGAGctccaagaagaaaataattccaagaaacacagaaaactaagaaaaagaaaaaaggttaaaattattttgctttacgACCAAAAACTTCAAGGCTCACAATTATGTCCAGTGTTAGCGCTTTATCTGTTTCAGTGCAAGCTCAAGCTATTCCAGCACAcaggaaattttaaattaaaaagacacAATTTTTAACTAGGGCTGTAGTACAGGAATCTTAATTCTATTctaacaaataataaaaatgccaaCAAATTCAAACTTCGGACATTTCACTGGGATTTTCAAAGAGGTCCAAGAGAATTCACTGTAGATTTCAACAGAGATGGTTACTCACCACCTGTAGGGTCCTCTGAAAACTCATCTTAAATTTCTATGTAGGCACTTAGATTTTTCAAAGGCATAAACAACCAATAGTTACAGTGAAATGCTTTCTAAGTGACTTTTTCTTTAGACACCCTCATTGGTAAAGCTTTGCCTAAGAGGACAAAGCAAAAATTGGTAACAGCAGAAACTAATTAATGACTAAGTCAGAGCGGAATGTCTACGAAATGACTCACATCCACATTAAAACCAAATGAGGCTGCTATGATTAATGCAAATGCAATGGATGCCAAAGGCATTACTAATGATCTGCCACTTTCTCTAAGCATCTCCACTGAGTCTACACTGTTTCAAAACACACAGGGGTCCTCATATACTGGAAGTCCATCCCTTTTGCAACTGCGCCTTTgagtttcattttaatattctcTCTGTGTTTGttcagatgcatttttaatttctcctgcagctgctgtatAGGAAGCTATTTCTGGTACAGCAGATGGGTTCATTTTAGGCAAGCTAAGAGAAGCaagaaagaggaggggaaaaaaaagttacaatagctccccccctccccctttgtttttttaagacaagAGCAAACTAGAACTATCCCAAGCTGCTTTATAACTGCCTCAAGAACTGTAACTCTCAACTGCCTCCCCCCCTTATACATGTCTGTGGGAGCCAAATATGTCACTCGAAGGCATTTGTTTCACTGGAAGCCTTTTCATGTACATATTAACAGTCAATGGTTATGAAGACACAACTACTACCGAGGCTGTGCCCACCTCTGGAAGttggggtggtggaggaaagAATCTTGAATTTTTAGTATAAATCTTAAATTTATCTAAAATGGAACATGATACTCTTATCCTCATCTTCAAAACTCACAGGAAAAGGGCTTTCAAAAAACAGAACCAGGCTACTTAACTAAAGGAGTTTTGAATACTGAGGTATGTTTGTATATAAGCAGCTCCTTCCCCAACTAACAGTCCAGCCCAGAGTTCAAGACTACAACTTCTATTTTCTTTACCTATCCTGGA from Gavia stellata isolate bGavSte3 chromosome 5, bGavSte3.hap2, whole genome shotgun sequence encodes the following:
- the TSPAN5 gene encoding tetraspanin-5, with the protein product MSGKHYKGPEVSCCIKYFIFGFNVIFWFLGIAFLGIGLWAWNEKGVLSNISSITDLGGFDPVWLFLVVGGVMFILGFAGCIGALRENTFLLKFFSVFLGIIFFLELTAGVLAFVFKDWIKDQLYFFINNNIRAYRDDIDLQNLIDFTQEYWQCCGAFGADDWNLNIYFNCTDSNASRERCGVPFSCCTKDPAEDVINTQCGYDARQKPEVDQQIVIYTKGCVPQFEKWLQDNLTIVAGIFIGIALLQIFGICLAQNLVSDIEAVRASW